The genomic interval GAATGGGGAAATAGTGGTAAAACCGCTTTTGAGGAACCCCATCAGGGATGCTCGTGGGATGTTTCAGGGAGGTAAATCGGCTCTGAAGGTTCTTCTCTCGGATCGGAAAGAGGAGGCTTCAAAGTGAAAAAGAAGTTTGTGCTGGATAGCTAT from Actinomycetota bacterium carries:
- a CDS encoding AbrB/MazE/SpoVT family DNA-binding domain-containing protein, with translation MAIVKATAKGQIVIPANLRKKYNIIKGTKVKIEDRNGEIVVKPLLRNPIRDARGMFQGGKSALKVLLSDRKEEASK